The proteins below are encoded in one region of Purpureocillium takamizusanense chromosome 11, complete sequence:
- a CDS encoding uncharacterized protein (COG:I~COG:Q~EggNog:ENOG503NWGF), whose product MPTSLPWIFICPASRGIGHALTRRLLLATATSALPVLATTRLADTSITKASILDGLDVTTGGAEAADDSRHDGGGREQQQQQLSRRLHVVRCDVTDESSVREAARAAARLFPPATHHLHLACAIPGVLARAEKSPAQVDPAAALESFRVNAVGPMLLAKHFGEFLPRRATCVPGWQGQGHQQQQHHEQEQEQEQDEKKQLEQLGGLPRHATWLSMAARLGSTTDNRAGGWYSYRASKAAVISLTRGLDLHLQGRCGGKALAVAYHPGTVKTDFSRDFWGGVPEGKLFSPEFAAERMVDVIRGLTPEQRGKCWDWKGEEVPP is encoded by the coding sequence ATGCCCACCTCGCTGCCCTGGATCTTCATctgcccagccagccgcggcATCGGCCACGCCCTGACCCGACGCCTACtcctcgccacggccacgtcCGCGCTGCCCGTCCTGGCCACcacccgcctcgccgacacTAGCATCACCAAGGCGtccatcctcgacggcctggacgtGACTACTGGGggagcggaggcggcggacgacaGTCGTCACGATGGTGGCGgtcgagagcagcagcagcagcagctgtcACGGCGGCTGCACGTCGTGCGCTGCGACGTCACCGACGAGTCGTCCGTCcgggaggcggcccgcgccgcggcgaggctgttCCCGCCCGCGACGCACCACCTGCACCTCGCGTGCGCCATCCCGGGCGTCCTGGCGCGCGCGGAAAAGTCCCCCGCCCAGGTCGACCCCGCGGCCGCGCTCGAGTCGTTCCGCGTCAACGCCGTGGGGCCGATGCTGCTGGCGAAGCACTTTGGCGAGTTCTTGCCCCGGCGGGCGACTTGTGTGCCCGGgtggcaggggcaggggcatcagcagcagcaacatcatgagcaggagcaggagcaggagcaggacgagaagaagcagctggagcagctAGGCGGGCTGCCGCGACACGCGACCTGGCTGAGCATGGCCGCGCGCCTGGGCTCCACGACGGACAACCGCGCGGGAGGGTGGTACTCGTACCGCGcgagcaaggccgccgtcatcagccTCACGCGCGGCCTGGACCTCCACCTGCAggggcggtgcggcggcaaggccctgGCCGTGGCGTACCACCCGGGGACGGTCAAGACGGACTTCAGCCGCGACTTCTGGGGCGGCGTGCCCGAGGGCAAGCTCTTCAGCCCGGAGTTCGCGGCGGAGAGGATGGTGGACGTGATACGGGGCCTGACGCCGGAGCAGAGGGGCAAATGCTGGGACtggaagggcgaggaggtgccCCCttga
- a CDS encoding uncharacterized protein (EggNog:ENOG503NY1T~COG:L~BUSCO:EOG092612CC) yields the protein MLVSLTVGKVDAGVTVLLTPDKRLIEFPSILLPPNISSGSIVDINVSQNSSKESAEEHKFRALQDRIFNSFGASEPSTPALRCRNATQTSVVLEWDPIELATADLISLSLYRNGQKAGNIPRPLQMHSTKISGLAVDTEYTFHLVLRTSAGTRLSDKVTVRTHKMTDLSGITITTGILPGAVKESLTQAVERIGAKIVDGVRIDTTHFVTTEGRGTAWEKAVENNIPVVRPEWVDACEKNGRILGVTKFYLDAMRPGPPSDEQVAPPVPPKEEPPRETPAAQSGAEPEGDDYDEKGGHERQSSDDDDDVDEPTEPEQKAKSPLPDEQKMRLEDMEEQKVALRPKEEEHSKDDEAANGEREASEAKDEDGEPNGKPAATPDGASFQEVEL from the exons ATGCTCGTCTCCCTCACcgtcggcaaggtcgacgcCGGTGTCACGGTGCTACTGACGCCGGACAAGCGACTG ATCGAGTTTCcgtccatcctcctcccgcccaaCATCTCCtccggcagcatcgtcgacatCAACGTCTCCCAGAACAGCAGCAAAGAGAGCGCCGAGGAGCACAAGTTCCGCGCCCTGCAAGACCGCATCTTCAACTCGTTTGGCGCCTCAgagccgtcgacgcctgCCCTGCGCTGCCGCAATGCCACGCAGACCTCAGTCGTCCTGGAATGGGACCCCATCGAgctcgccacggccgacCTGATATCCCTGAGCCTGTACCGCAACGGGCAAAAGGCGGGCAACAtcccccgcccgctgcaGATGCACAGCACCAAGAtcagcggcctcgccgtcgacaccgAGTACACGTTCCACCTCGTGCTGCGGACCAGCGCCGGCACGCGCCTCAGCGACAAGGTGACGGTGAGGACGCACAAGATGACGGACCTGAGCGGCATCACAATCACGACGGGGATActgcccggcgccgtcaaggagaGCCTGACGCAGGCGGTGGAGCGCATCGGCGCCAAGattgtcgacggcgtgcgcATCGATACGACGCATTTCGTCACGACCGAGGGCAGAGGCACGGCGTGGGAAAAGGCCGTCGAGAATAACATACCCGTTGTTCGTCCCGAGTGGGTCGACGCATGCGAAAAGAATGGGCGCATCTTGGGCGTGACCAAGTTTtacctcgacgccatgagacccggcccgcccagcgacgagcaggtcgcgccgcccgtACCGCCCAAAGAGGAGCCCCCCCGCGAGACTCCCGCAGCACAGAGCGGCGCGGAGCCGGAAGGAGACGATTATGACGAAAAGGGGGGTCACGAGCGGCAgtccagcgacgacgacgacgatgtcgacgagccgACAGAGCCGGAACAGAAAGCCAAGAGCCCGCTGCCTGACGAGCAAAAGATGCGTCTTGAAGACATGGAGGAGCAAAAGGTGGCTCTCCGTcccaaggaggaggaacaCTCAAAGGATGACGAGGCTGCCAACGGCGAGAGGGAAGcgagcgaggccaaggacgaagacggcgaacCGAACGGCaagccagcagcaacgccggATGGGGCTTCATTTCAGGAGGTCGAGTTGTAG
- a CDS encoding uncharacterized protein (EggNog:ENOG503NZZD~COG:K) gives MSLHDAFFLGDIGASAGPPPPPPPPGLAATGDEPRAVPASGPEGATTTPGLDDVGLHGVGVADLDWPDAFLFGAEDDADPGAMPPFRPASLSAFDPVDPSLGFQASDFATVLSPGPGTGLDGRPEHPGMAEFFLKNGAWRPAQPCTHCRRLRLQCFMLHTTAANPNPVHSCSSCVALFRQCSLAERSKRHPSHFETTSPVIGQLHGVNEEDDPASWGQPIAGTTAAEATAAPIATVSNKRSSSRSVRKTQVLRDWFSANLGHPYPTDDEKSALADQSGLSRTQVINWFTNARRRHRLSNQPMINNATFRTGSPMPRSLLSSMTPFERWRHSPPESEPVSESVIQNALDSGVNQAELGEGTDNFTTAVLGSSASDDSMFFAPSAHHYSSEASASSNYSHRSANSDAAHSGQSFDDQSHPPWTNSSSSRARKSKPRTFVCGYCSRAFSKKYDWMRHERSVHAPGDVSWICAVPLPQGQPFILWRLGHDHPECIFCGQASPSEEHVQSHEFEACSKRAVQDRSFSRKDHMWQHLFKFHGCRKWEGWKPDLNLLQHRA, from the coding sequence ATGTCACTGCACGATGCTTTTTTCCTGGGAGACATCGGCGCCTccgctgggccgccgccgccgccgccgccgcccggacTTGCTGCgaccggcgacgagccccgCGCTGTGCCCGCTTCGGGTCCGGAgggcgcgacgacaacacccGGTCTGGACGATGTTGGCCtgcatggcgtcggcgtagCCGACCTCGACTGGCCTGACGCCTTTCTTTTTGGcgccgaagacgatgccgacCCAGGCGCCATGCCTCCGTTTCGGccggcgtcgttgtcggctTTCGACCCCGTCGACCCAAGTCTCGGCTTCCAGGCATCCGACTTCGCGACGGTCTTGTCCCCCGGACCGGGGAcagggctcgacggccggccggagcACCCGGGCATGGCCGAGTTCTTCCTCAAGAACGGCGCATGGCGACCCGCGCAGCCGTGCACGCACTGCCGACGATTGCGACTGCAATGCTTCATGCTGCACACAACCGCGGCCAATCCAAACCCCGTCCACTCGTGCTCTAGCTGTGTAGCTCTGTTCCGGCAGTGCAGTCTTGCTGAGCGCTCCAAGAGACATCCATCGCATTTTGAAACCACCTCGCCCGTTATTGGCCAGCTGCACGGGGtcaacgaggaggacgaccCAGCGTCTTGGGGCCAGcccatcgccggcaccaccgccgccgaggctaCGGCAGCGCCCATCGCCACGGTCTCGAACAAGAGGTCCAGCTCCCGATCCGTCCGGAAGACACAGGTCCTTCGGGACTGGTTCTCCGCCAACCTCGGACACCCTTACCCGACGGACGACGAAAAGTCTGCCCTGGCCGACCAATCTGGTCTGAGTAGAACCCAAGTCATCAACTGGTTCACCaacgcccgtcgccgtcatcggctcTCGAATCAACCCATGATAAACAATGCAACCTTCCGCACCGGCTCGCCAATGCCGAGGTCCTTGCTATCGAGCATGACGCCCTTTGAGAGATGGCGCCACTCCCCTCCGGAGAGCGAGCCCGTGTCTGAGTCTGTGATACAAAACGCTCTGGACTCGGGCGTCAATCAGGCAGAGCTCGGAGAGGGAACAGACAACTTCACCACGGCTGTTCTCGGCTCATCCGCTAGCGACGACTCCATGTTCTTCGCTCCTTCAGCGCACCACTACTCATCCGAAGCGTCCGCCTCGTCAAATTACTCACACCGCTCCGCCAACAGCGATGCCGCGCACTCGGGTCAGAGCTTCGACGATCAATCTCACCCGCCATGGACGAACTCGTCATCCTCTAGAGCGAGGAAGTCGAAGCCGCGAACCTTTGTCTGCGGATATTGTTCACGCGCCTTCTCAAAAAAGTATGACTGGATGCGGCACGAGAGATCTGTCCATGCTCCGGGAGACGTCTCCTGGATTTGCGCGGTTCCCCTACCTCAAGGTCAGCCTTTCATCCTGTggcgccttggccatgatCATCCTGAATGCATTTTCTGTGGCCAGGCTTCGCCTAGCGAGGAGCATGTACAATCTCATGAGTTCGAGGCTTGTTCCAAGCGCGCGGTCCAGGATCGAAGCTTTTCACGAAAAGATCATATGTGGCAGCATTTGTTCAAGTTCCACGGGTGTCGCAAGTGGGAGGGGTGGAAGCCGGATCTTAACTTACTGCAGCACCGGGCTTGA
- a CDS encoding uncharacterized protein (EggNog:ENOG503NYZS~CAZy:AA14) produces MDNLVVFSVRYYSPFFRETWYDVPADLPACPEEGCYCAWLWVPDGCGEPNMYMQDHRCEVTGSNSSKKLAAPKAPVWCKDDPSKCVTGAKQMMVWHQAEGNNVDPPNGQSPTYNQRMGFMDGAQNDIFE; encoded by the exons ATGGacaacctcgtcgtctttTCTGTCCGCTACTA CTCCCCGTTCTTTCGAGAGACCTGGTACGACGTTCCTGCAGAcctccctgcctgcccggaGGAGGGATGCTACTGCGCATGGCTCTGGGTCCCGGATGGGT GCGGCGAGCCGAACATGTACATGCAGGATCACCGGTGCGAAGTAACGGGCAGCAACTCGAGCAAGAAGCTTGCGGCGCCCAAGGCACCTGTATGGTGCAAGGACGATCCGTCCAAGTGCGTCACCGGCGCGAAACAGATGATGGTCTGGCATC AGGCGGAGGGAAACAACGTCGACCCGCCCAACGGTCAGTCGCCAACGTACAACCAGCGCATGGGCTTCATGGACGGGGCGCAAAACGACATTTTCGAATAG
- a CDS encoding uncharacterized protein (EggNog:ENOG503PG1U), with protein sequence MVQPAIVRGRAFSAAASSSRPEEDAPPLRAVAARSNPNSFILHRRSHTGWDTPLASDTPARPKSSANLLSTASNYYAGDLHDTLLLGEAARSRRARDDIQALVDFLQNHPPPPDNFMSIPYGDNGEDERSRWARLKRIGRRSKSMPREPQHIQLPDSAVSGVTIGGHRHIAISIPLKASPFGDAARSQYPVYPQQDLSMGTPSKEAVRTYTNDKGVVTVLRPVTEVSEPSTDSVSSPKPSSYAVQRSISQRAAGYLPPSRRPGADKPHDYIGVLPTQLDSPLLDDGSAPWNRAPSRGEPSDSVRGRQSCQSFQRSAYPARGSSMIAGRNLQQPLSIDGLLSQQERERSAKYGPREGNFLGSNTMQKGALDAFTGSAKQRPAPVVTGGMLDEGDVQDGKNQSLTVISDSPIICRRDDSPPPTPGSTRSRKDLVRDRKRRDIEAVRSANYRKQEDQQETRPKQDSRDGQARRQASTKSKREPAHRLTISNMMVVLDVEPSPSLNGDRTGPRPEAALATGGRDKRRISQDPAATSDDVNVLTPPVSASSSSPQQHSAMDRTSLTRRREWKAIREKERNARDAVLLARARAKRLASAPSFDESQTSQTDKEIMRLYEAYREHRLRDMERRLRRLERNGDVWLRALVPVLDNMNRTMAATANEEEPLDNGRDWASDDDAISAVERMGREAGRREVTRRASLSQGRLLDKTATHQKDEDDGWSDSISRSDDMSGFGTIEPLMRELAGEARRRERRARSLGITNEDAYHAI encoded by the coding sequence ATGGTTCAACCAGCCATTGTCCGGGGTCGTGCCttttcggcggcggcgtcgtcgtcaagacCAGAAGAGGATGCGCCGCctctccgcgccgtcgccgccaggtcgAACCCGAACTCCTTCATTCTCCATCGTCGCAGTCACACCGGCTGGGATACGCCTTTGGCTTCGGACACGCCGGCACGCCCCAAATCCTCGGCCAACTTGCTGAGCACGGCCAGTAACTATTACGCGGGCGACCTCCACgacacgctgctgctgggcgaggcaGCCAGGAGTCGACGAGCCAGAGATGACATTCAGGCTCTGGTTGATTTCCTGCAGAATCACCCGCCCCCTCCCGATAACTTCATGTCGATTCCCTATGGCGAcaatggcgaggacgaaCGGAGCCGGTGGGCCAGGCTCAAGAGAATCGGTAGGAGGAGCAAGTCGATGCCCCGAGAGCCGCAGCATATCCAACTGCccgactcggccgtctcAGGCGTCACCATTGGCGGCCACCGACACATTGCCATTTCTATTCCCCTAAAGGCCTCTCCATTTGGAGATGCCGCGCGTTCCCAATACCCAGTCTACCCTCAACAAGACCTCTCCATGGGCACGCCCAGCAAGGAGGCCGTCCGAACTTACACAAATGACAAGGGCGTCGTGACAGTTTTACGGCCGGTCACGGAAGTCTCGGAGCCATCCACCGACTCTGTTTCGAGCCCCAAGCCTTCTTCTTATGCCGTTCAACGAAGCATCAGCCAGCGAGCCGCCGGGTACCTACCGCCAAGCCGACGACCCGGTGCCGACAAGCCTCACGATTACATCGGGGTCCTCCCGACCCAGCTTGATAGCCCGCTCCTCGATGACGGCTCGGCCCCTTGGAACCGTGCGCCGTCGCGAGGGGAGCCTTCGGATTCGGTGCGTGGGCGGCAGTCCTGCCAGTCGTTTCAGCGGTCTGCCTACCCGGCGCGGGGATCTAGCATGATTGCCGGCCGCAACCTGCAACAGCCACTCTCGATTGACGGACTGCTATCCCAGCAAGAGCGCGAGCGAAGTGCCAAATACGGCCCTCGTGAGGGCAATTTTTTGGGCTCCAACACGATGCAAAAGGGAGCTCTAGATGCCTTTACGGGGTCCGCGAAACAAAGGCCAGCACCAGTTGTCACGGGCGGAATGCTGGACGAAGGTGACGTACAAGACGGCAAGAATCAATCTTTGACTGTGATCTCGGACAGCCCAATCATCTGCCGCCGGGATGACTCGCCGCCACCTACCCCCGGGTCAACGAGAAGCCGAAAGGACCTTGTCCGAGACCGGAAACGACGTGATATAGAAGCCGTACGCAGCGCAAACTATAGGAAACAGGAGGACCAACAAGAGACGCGACCTAAACAAGATTCACGCGACGGTCAAGCGCGCCGGCAGGCGTCAACAAAGTCTAAACGAGAGCCCGCGCATCGACTCACGATCAGCAATatgatggtggtgctcgacgtcgagcctAGCCCATCCTTGAATGGGGACCGGACTGGTCCCCGGCCAGAGGCAGCCCTCGCTACGGGTGGTAGAGACAAGCGGAGGATCTCTCAAGATCCCGCGGCCACATCGGACGATGTCAACGTCCTGACCCCACCAGtctcggcgagcagctcatCACCGCAACAGCACAGCGCCATGGACCGGACCTCGTTGACGCGTCGACGGGAATGGAAGGCGATTCGTGAAAAGGAGCGCAACGCGCGCGATGCGGTGCTCctggctcgggctcgggcgaAGCGCCTTGCCTCTGCACCTTCATTCGATGAAAGCCAAACTTCGCAAACCGACAAGGAGATTATGCGGCTATATGAGGCATACCGTGAGCATCGCCTGCGAGACATGGAACGCCGCCTGCGGCGCTTGGAACGCAATGGCGACGTATGGCTACGGGCCCTGGTGCCTGTGCTGGACAACATGAACCGCACCATGGCCGCTACCGcgaacgaggaggagccccTGGACAACGGGCGAGACTGGGCgtcggacgacgatgcgatcAGCGCCGTGGAGCGAATGGGGCGCgaggccgggcggcgcgaggtgACGCGGCGTGCGAGCCTTTCGCAGGGCAGGCTTTTGGACAAGACGGCGACTCACCagaaggacgaggacgatggttGGAGCGACAGCATAAGCCGGAGCGACGACATGAGCGGTTTCGGCACCATCGAGCCGCTGATGAGGGAGCTTGCTGGGGAGGCCCGGCGACGGGAACGGCGGGCTCGCTCCCTAGGCATCACCAACGAGGATGCCTACCATGCGATATGA
- a CDS encoding uncharacterized protein (EggNog:ENOG503P1XR), producing the protein MLPLAAHLARRSPVSYTSVKHRGRCLLRNTMATYASAAEGTKPTFDSVGIKNRNISVADEQSLSDEQKVIVGSVLDLFEGRPSLKHLSLWQPTALFQDPIAYAQGYDKFAAQWYGLASLFNPIAIQSHLVTSGGNPIEVSLTNKYVLRGINKEQVMDSVLKIYVGSDGKIEKVEDRWNDKLPEEGGISGVLRKLNATVASSLVTVPKTEEEDRKLQAERSSGK; encoded by the exons ATGCTACCTTTGGCGGCACACCTTGCACGTCGCTCTCCAGTTTCGTACACCTCAGTCAAGCATCGCGGCCGGTGTCTACTCCGAAATACAATGGCGACGTACGCTTCAGCTGCTGAGGGCACCAAGCCGACATTCGACTCGGTTGGCATTAAGAACAGGAACatcagcgtcgccgacgagcagagCCTGAGCGACGAGCAAAAGGTCATTGTTGGGTCCGTCTTGGAT CTATTCGAGGGGCGCCCGTCTCTCAAGCATCTGTCTCTCTGGCAGCCCACCGCGCTGTTCCAAGATCCCATCGCCTACGCGCAGGGATACGACAAGTTCGCCGCCCAGTGGTACGGACTGGCGTCGCTGTTCAACCCCATCGCCATCCAGTCCCACCTGGTCACCTCGGGAGGCAACCCGATTGAGGTCTCGCTCACGAACAAGTACGTCCTCAGGGGCATCAACAAGGAGCAGGTAATGGACAGCGTGCTCAAGATCTACGTTGGGTCGGATGGCAAGATCGAAAAGGTGGAGGATCGGTGGAACGACAAGCTTCCCGAAGAAGGCGGCATCAGTGGG GTCTTGCGCAAGCTCAACGCCACTGTGGCGTCGAGCCTGGTCACGGTTCCCAAAACCGAGGAGGAAGACCGGAAACTACAGGCGGAGAGAAGCAGCGGAAAGTGA